agaatataaagaaaaagaatataaagaaaaagaatttaaagaaagtaaagattcatcattaaaaagaaaaagtagTAGCGATGACGATGGTGATGATTCTGGAAGAGAtactaaaaaatataaacctGGAAGAACCGTTTGGACattagaagaagaagaactcTACAAAGAAGTATTCAATCATTATGGAAAGAATTGGAAAAAGATTAAAACTCATTTCCctgataaatcaaaatctCAAGTAACAAGTCATggtcaatatttaattaaaattaataaattacaagATTTACAAAAAGTTAAATCACCTCCAACTTTAAATATAACTTTAAATGATATaattgaacaattaaaacaacaacagcaacaacagcaacaacaacaacaacaacaacaacaacaacaacaacaacaacaacaacaacaacaaaataatattgttattaacaACGAAAATACTAACGATAacaataatcataataataataattataatgacaataacaataacagtaacaacaataataattttaataatagtaataataataataccaataaatttattgatgaagatgatgactaataaaatttttatttatttataaaaaaaaaaaaaaaaatgttgcTTTTACGAAAATGCATACACACAAAAAatctgatttttttttttatttcacacatttttaaaaatcgaTTTCCCAAAATTTGgtccatatttttttttctttcgttttttttttttttttttttttttattttaagtgggaaaaaaataaaaaaataaaacagatatatttattttctttaaaaaaggaataaaaaactaattaatcatttattaattaatttataccttttttttattttttattttttaattctaacaattacaatagttttattttgatgaaacttttttttttagtttctttatttatttatttatttattttattttattttatttattcatttttttttttttaaatttatttatttattttctatttatagttttattattaaacatgaagttggaattttttttttttttttagtcattttttattttttttttagtcactttttaatttattttttatatttttcgaattttttttttttttttttcatttttgtttgtttttcaaagtcataaaaacaaatagaaaaaaaaaaaaaaaatgacaacagaaaaaagtaaagatttaaaaggacttttaaatgaaaatgatgatgatgatgaaatgcCTTTCAATATTGAAGAGATTGGTATCAAGATTCATGATATTTTAGTTAatataccaccaccatcaaaaGAAACTAGTTCTCTAAATTTTCAAGAGAACCTTTCCGAAGTAGAAGAATCATCAGATTCAGAGGATGATAAAGAAgaaagtgatgatgatgaagaagatgatgatgaagaagatgatgatgatgatgagggtggtatttcaaaagaagaaataTTAAGACAAAGTAAAAATATAGCATTTCCAGAACAAAAAGCAAAGAAAAGACCAGCAACACCAAAGATAGTTTCAGTTTTATCACAAAAAAAAGTAGTTGATAAAGCTGATAAATTCGATATGGATAcatttaaaacaacaatatcagGTAGTActtcaaagaaaaagaaatcattattaccaactgaacaagataaagaagaagaaagaaaaagaagagaaagagatagtgatgatgatggtaatgctgatgatgatgatgatgataatgacaaaatgaatattgatagtaataataacaataaaaccacaactacaactactacaactacaaataaaataccaaagaaaaagaaaaagaaaagattttattCACAACAAGAGATTAGAATTCCAAAAGAAGTTAGAAAATTATTAGTTGGAGGTAATGAACAATATACAAAGGGTAATTTTGATCTTGCATTTTCAACTTATGCAGAAGTTGTTAGAATGTTACCACGTTTATCGATACCCTATAATATTTTaggtaaaattaaagaaagtCAAGGTGAAATGGAGGCAGCATTAGGTTTCTATGTTTATGGTGCACAAATGCAAGGTTCAAATGGTGATTGGTCAAGTATTGGTGTAAGAGCAAAAGAGGCGGGTCAAATGGAGACAGCATTATATTGTTTTTCACGTGCTTGTAGAAATGATGAAACCGATTTAGATTCATTTTGGGAGAAAAGTTTAATACTCATTCAAAAAGGTTTCTACAAGAGAGCATTGAAAATCCTAACCAAATTAAGTAAATACACCAATGGTTCACCACAGGTACTTCAAGAGTTGGCTAGAGTGTATTCTCATCTCTCTCAATATCATGATGCTTCTGCAATGATTTCAGAGGTAGTAGACGAACAACTATTGTCAAATAAATCATTGGATGATGTCTCTTTGGATAGTGTTAATTTAATGATGgaattaaagaataaaacTAGAAACTATCAAGATACcatcaccattttcaataaaatcaCAGCAAAGTATGGTAATGACTCTGAAGTTCCTTTTGATTTGGTTTTCAATGCTTGTCAAGCCTATTATTCACTTGGTACTGATTTCGGTAATGAACGtggttcaaaattattacacTTAAGATTGTTACCATTGGATCCATCAGAATATGGTGATCTATTCACTTCATTAGCCGATGAATTATTTGCTTTAGGTAAATATCAAGATGCATTGGTTGTTTATTTACATCTAAAGGATACAGACTTTGATATTCCTTCAAATTGGGTAAAAATCGCAGATATTCATAGATCCACTAAAAATTATGAAGTTGCCATTGAATACTTTTCAAAAGCAAATGAAAGAGTACCTGGTAATGTTCATACAACCTTAGCAATGAGtgaaatttataaagaaatgggtgatgatgaaaaagcattacaaattttaaatcaatcttcaacaatttcaaatagaAATGATCAAagtgaaaaagaattatttgaaagtaCTTTAAATGAgttaaattcaaaaagaaatgcttatttaaattcaattaaaaataattcatcaacagcagcagcagcagcagcagcagcaggAGGAGCAACCaatacaacatcaacaagtGGTGCAAAAGAAAGTAATCCAGTTGGACTTGATGTTACAAAAGAAgatgttaaattattttatagaCATGCTCaagcatttttaaatttatcaaagtATTCTCAATATTTAGGTATTGCAACAGCATTATTACATGGTTCAACCGATAGATATATTTATCGTAGAAAAGTTGGTgttggtaaatttaaaaagagaaAGCGTGTAAAGAGATCAAAGAATCCATACTCTATAGAGATGTATAAACATCAATCAGAACATCCATACGCAGAGTTATTAGATGAAGAAGATTATTTCAATCTCCTTTTAGATAGttcaaaaatatttgtaCATTTAAATCGTCAACAAGAAGCAAGTCAATATCTTCGTTATGCATTACGTAATATCcattttgaaaatggtttattctctcatcaattaaaattccTTACTGTGGCAGTTGCTTTCaatgataaaaattattatttagctTATAAACATGTTAAATATGTTTGTTCAAAGAAACCATATAGTAATAGAGTTTGgaatctttttaataaaatcattgtAAAGTAagtatataatattaatatatatgtgaaaaaaaaaaaaaaaaaaaaaaaaaacatatgtttacattttataaattattaataattttttttttttttttttttttcctcttcTCTCTCTTTTTAGTTATGGTAATAGATCAACAGTacaaaatagatttttaacaaaaattaatgaaaaatattcaGATAGTATACCAGTTTTAATTATGTTGGGaaatcaaaataaacaaaCTGATAATGCAAGAGGTGCATTGTTTGAATATATTAAAGCCTATAGATTATGTCCAGATGATCCTTTgattaatttattgatttcaGTTTTAATTCTCTCACAAGTTATGGGTAGAAAACAAGCAAATAGACATCGTATAGCAATTACATCATACTCATtcttatataaatattataatcttAGAGGTAAATCTCAAGAATCTTTATATAATCTTGGTAGAGGTTATCATCAATTAGGTATATACAATATggcaattaattattatgatATGGTTTTAAATTATGAAGATGAAATCGATGAAGAAACTGgtgaaatcaataaaaatgattcttTGAAATGTGAAGCAGCTTTTAATCTTTCTTTAATCTATAAATCAAAAGGTAATACTAGTCTTGCTAAtgaaatcttaaaaaaatatattgttgtgtaaataatttcaaaaaataaataaacaaaaaataaataataaataaataaataatattaccattaaaaaaaagatttactttatttattttatttatttatttattttattttatcataacataataaaaaattattttcattttcttgatAGAGAACccttgattttaaaattgaatataaGAAAATAGAAAGTGATAAATGACCATTCTCCAATGCCCTTTCAACGATTGATGTATGAAATCTGGATTTATCATGGTTATTTTCAGAATTTTCAAAAAGGAATGGATGGTTTTTATAACAATATTTAATCAAATGCAAATTTCCCATTTCAATTGctctttttaatattattgttgttggaaAACAAGCATGATTATTTCcagaaattgaattttcgAAAAAAAATGGTACTCCAGAATTTTGAAAGGTTTCAATTATATTTGAAAGGAATGATAAATTACTTTCGCATGACCTTTCACCAATTTGATTTAGGACGGTTAAAGGCATATTTAGAAAATCTTTTGGATCATTTAGAAATATAcctttattatatttaaaaagtttaaagaTTGCTGAGCCTAAATACTCTACTTTGAAATCTTCATtcttattcaaataaatccAATTTATTGCATCAACCCATTGTTTTGATAAATTCTTTTccattaattgaataatagTAGTTTCTGAAAATCTTTCATTACTTCTTTGATCAATTATAGTTTTAAGTTGTTCAAGTGTACTTAAATcgttatcatcattattcaaactattattattattattattattattattattattattattattattattattattattattattattattattattattattattattattactattattattattatcttcatcttcaattCCATCTGAAccattataatattttttaaaataatgatttaaaactGATTTTGGAGCacaattctttattaaaaaattgaaattaattttaaattctggttgacttttaaaataatctaaTATATCACAATTCCAATATTTTAATTCAGGTAATAAATGAAATCTATTCGtatctttttctaataaattataaaccAATTTAATAGAatctaaatcatttaaataacatAATCTTGAAgttgtttttaaaatctttatttgatGAGAAAAAGGTTTTCCAGTTTTATCTCTCatcaaatgaatatttttaatgagTGAACTAATgtattgttttcttttttctttatcaacTTGAAACTGAAATAAAACATCAATAGGTGTAATATGACTTAAACAATCTGAATTGTAAAATCCATATTTGAATTGAAGATTCGTTAGGTTTTCTGCAGATATTGATGGAAAgtgttttttcaataaatttggATTTGGAAATGATTTATTGTAACAAATCAAGTATTGCAAACTATCTTCGAACCAACTAATACTCGTTTCACTTGAATCATCTAATGCACGTAAACTTATGAATGGtaaaaccatttttaataatttttcaatgattaaatttgatttttgaagTTGATATACTGGTAGATTATTCATTGATTCACCAAATTccacaattaataaatctttcatattttttaactCTGATTCTGATAATAAAAGATCactgatattattaatttttaatgaatttaaaaatagtgaAAATGCTTTACTATGTGCTAATAAATCAAGTTGTAATGATTTCATATAATTTTCTAGATTtactttaatattatttagacaaatacaacaatttaaaagttCCATTAATGTTGTAGTTtcataaaatgaaaatttaaatgtaatattactaatttgataattattattattattattattattattattattattattattattattattattattattattattattattattattattattattattattattatttgatgattttaaaaatggtaaaatatCTTGTTGaaaaaattctaattttttaattaaattttttgtttcatcatttttgacaattgaatttattatttctttttcagaaaatttaaaaaggtgattaaaatttttgaataaGAAATTtgcaattttaaaagaacttgaatttattgaaatgaataataaatctttatgAACCCAAAAACTATGACCAACtttttcttgttcttgtttaCCAATTATTGATAAAACGTTAAAACCTGATAAACAATCATACTTTACTAAGACTGATAATGTATtttgaaaagaatttaaaaatatatcactataatttttaaatagagcataataaaaagtttctTGATCTTGAATGTCATCCTTTTCAAAGCAAttgaaaattgtttttttaaattgtgcTCCACTGCAACTAATACTAGCGTTATTACCACTTTTTATatgtaaattaatattatctttatcaatAACACCATAATTGAATGTAAGGTATTCTTTTCTATTGACTTTATCTTTTAGTAAGCCAAGATGATTATTCAATATCATCCATTCACTTGAATAAATCTCTTCATATTTGTATGTATAAAATGGTATTTCATAATTTTGAAAGCTTTTAGGTAATAAAGATATAATTTCTTTccttaatatattatttttccaaattttccaaaataaaaattccaTATCTCTATCTagttttatctttttattcattttgtccatttttttttttttttttttttttataaatttgtaaaataaaaatgaaaataaaaaaaaaaaatgtgtgggtttttttatttttttttttttttattttcatttttatttttttatttttttattttttttttaacttttggtactttttttgaattttttttattggtttttggtcacaataattaaataattggaGTAGCCCATTGGGAAAAGGTTAAAAAACCCACTGGTTGAAAAATAGAACCTTTTGCTAAAAAATGGGATACATTGCActgaaaaagataattgtCCTCTTGAACCCTGATAAAACCGATTTTAAATGCGGAACctgtaataaataatacttAATCAAACCATAGATTTGATCAATTATTGATATAtgtgaaattattataattattatttttttattgtgcAATATgatgtgaaaaaaaaaaattagtgtGGTGTgactttgaaaaaaaaaattaatatgggaaaatttaatttaattttttaatatattttaaaactttttttttttttttgtgaataTCTATTTTGAATGATATTatcaaaacataaaaaaaataaaaataaaactattttaacaaaaaaaaaattttttttaatcaccatattttccaaaaaaaaatcaatcccaaaacataaaaaaaaaaaaaaaaaaaaacatataaccttttttatttctttcaattttttttttttattaatttttttttccatgattgtttttttttttttttttttttttttttttttttaaaatataatttttatataattttaagaaGATAAGGTTGTAGTTGGAGTTGGAGTTGAAGATAATTGagtatcatttaaatcagCAATATCAGAACCAGTATTTGAGGTTATATCTTGATCtaaatttgaatcattatcaGTTACGGTGATATTTGTTAGAGAAGAATTATCATTATGCTGTAGTGAGGCAGGAACAGTCATAACCAATTTTCtatcttcttcattttcactaTCGACATCGGCATCAGCACCAGAGTCAGAGTCATCATCAGAGTCATCATCGAATAGCTCTTGATTATCGGTATTGAATTTTGAAGAGTCAAAAGTGGTAGAGGTAGttctaatattttcaattgaggGTGAACGACGTAATGTTGTAGTTGAAGACATATGGGATTTAGTTGATAAACGATTGGCAACCAAAGACATTAGAGTACGAGGAGGAGTGATTGCAACGGAATGTTTAAAATCTTCAGGTGGCCAGCTTTCTTCAGGAGGACGTAATAGTTTATGTTTTCCACCATTCAAAGAGGCACTTGCACCACTAAATGGTAAAGAGATTGGATAATATctttgaattgaatttaaattgattgGGGAGAGATAATCCAAACCCGATTTCATACTAACATTGGTTGTGGCTGTTGGATCCCATGGTAAAATCTTTACAACTGGTGGATTGACtttattgattgatttattttgtttattcaaatatttatcaCAAGCAGCGAGT
This region of Dictyostelium discoideum AX4 chromosome 3 chromosome, whole genome shotgun sequence genomic DNA includes:
- the TFIIIC3 gene encoding transcription factor IIIC-gamma subunit, with the protein product MTTEKSKDLKGLLNENDDDDEMPFNIEEIGIKIHDILVNIPPPSKETSSLNFQENLSEVEESSDSEDDKEESDDDEEDDDEEDDDDDEGGISKEEILRQSKNIAFPEQKAKKRPATPKIVSVLSQKKVVDKADKFDMDTFKTTISGSTSKKKKSLLPTEQDKEEERKRRERDSDDDGNADDDDDDNDKMNIDSNNNNKTTTTTTTTTNKIPKKKKKKRFYSQQEIRIPKEVRKLLVGGNEQYTKGNFDLAFSTYAEVVRMLPRLSIPYNILGKIKESQGEMEAALGFYVYGAQMQGSNGDWSSIGVRAKEAGQMETALYCFSRACRNDETDLDSFWEKSLILIQKGFYKRALKILTKLSKYTNGSPQVLQELARVYSHLSQYHDASAMISEVVDEQLLSNKSLDDVSLDSVNLMMELKNKTRNYQDTITIFNKITAKYGNDSEVPFDLVFNACQAYYSLGTDFGNERGSKLLHLRLLPLDPSEYGDLFTSLADELFALGKYQDALVVYLHLKDTDFDIPSNWVKIADIHRSTKNYEVAIEYFSKANERVPGNVHTTLAMSEIYKEMGDDEKALQILNQSSTISNRNDQSEKELFESTLNELNSKRNAYLNSIKNNSSTAAAAAAAAGGATNTTSTSGAKESNPVGLDVTKEDVKLFYRHAQAFLNLSKYSQYLGIATALLHGSTDRYIYRRKVGVGKFKKRKRVKRSKNPYSIEMYKHQSEHPYAELLDEEDYFNLLLDSSKIFVHLNRQQEASQYLRYALRNIHFENGLFSHQLKFLTVAVAFNDKNYYLAYKHVKYVCSKKPYSNRVWNLFNKIIVNYGNRSTVQNRFLTKINEKYSDSIPVLIMLGNQNKQTDNARGALFEYIKAYRLCPDDPLINLLISVLILSQVMGRKQANRHRIAITSYSFLYKYYNLRGKSQESLYNLGRGYHQLGIYNMAINYYDMVLNYEDEIDEETGEINKNDSLKCEAAFNLSLIYKSKGNTSLANEILKKYIVV